AGAATCAAATATCCCCTGAGTTGAGTTTTCATCTTCATCAGAAGAAAATGAAGGTGCTTCAGGATTTGGAACCACCATTTCTTTCTGCAAAGTAGAACAGCCAAATAAAGTAGGGTCAAGTGATGGAGCCTCGTCAAAGTTGTCTTTATCATCAGATTCTTCTATGAGATTTTTAGCATCACTTTCTTTCGAATTTTCCATAGAAGATATGTCAGCTTTTTTATCTTCAGGTTTAGGTGATCCCTGAggactttctttcttttctgcttTGGCATCGAGATTTACACCAGAGTTGCTAACAGTTGGTTCATTGCTACTCTCTAAAAATGTCAGAAAAGACTGTAAAAATCCTTtgtcttttttgctttttttatctgAGAAGCTTCCTTTTGACACACTGTCTTCAACATCAGGATCAGATGATAATCCAGCAAGAAAACCTAGATCTTCTTCAAtactattacataatttttttgattcaTCAGATAAATCATCCATTGGAGGAGTTCGACATATTGGGGATTCACATTTGGTCTGTTCTTTCTCAATGCTGCTTTCAACAGTTAAGTTTTCTGGGTTCTCTACAACAGACAATTTATCTTCATGCTCTGACACTTCTTGCTTAACCAAAGACCATTTTCCACCAGTAGCTTTGtctgtttcataatttaaatcaGGCAAagtgtcttttaaatttttttctggagGTGAATCCTGCTTCTTTGCATTTACATTTACAGAATGGGACAGGTCAACTGGGAGGGGTGAGGAATTTGAGACTGTTGGCAGATCACTGGCAACAGAAGGACtacataaattatttacagaACTATTAGAAAGAGGAGTCTTAATCTCTTCTGTATCTGCAGTTGAAGCAGGAGAAGTTAATTGTGACTGATTATTCTCAAGGTGAGAGTAAGTGCAATTCAAAGGTAATGGATTTGCATTAGAATCACATTTGCGCTTTCGACTTCGCTTGCATTTTTGCCCTTTAGCAGTAAAATCAAGAGCTGGTGATGGGGAATTAGGTGAAAAAGGAAAGACTTCACTTTTACTATTCATGGCACATTCAGATCTAGATGAGATCATTGGGTCTAAATGTTTTACATGTGGACCCTGCACAGCTGATGGCCTGCCATCAAAACGTGCATCTACTGGATTTtggtaaacattttctttattcattttcacCATATCAATAGGAAGCACCTGAGGTAAGTGAACATCCTTCTGTTGTGATCGACAATCACTTCCCATAAGTGCGGGTCCCACTTCCCGAAGATTCTCATCGACCACCTTTGAAGAGTCACTAGTGTTCTCATGTACTTCAGAGCCCAATCCTCCATTCATTAAGCTGTAATTGATTTCTGAACTAGAATGTGGACGCACATGATGGTTGTCTACAAATGCTCCACTATTGATGCTTAAATTACTGCTCTCTATAGAATAAACAGATGGGGATGAATGCTGAGACAAATCTTGTTTAGCTGGGGAGCCAGATTCCGAGTGGCAAGTTCCTGGAGTTGAATAACACCCATCATTTGAAGGAGAGTGGTACATGACTGACTGACTGTTAACTGAAGAGCAACCACTATCATGGCTCATTGGCAAAGGAGTTGGTACATATGCTTGTCCCATAGATGAAGAAGGTGGAGTAGTATGAGCTGGAGTAGATGCTGGTATAGGAGTGCTCATTGGTGGATAAAGATTTTGACTACTTGATGAATGCTGGCTGCTATTATTGATGTGTGCCAAAGATTGCCTTTGACTACTAGCTTCACTTCTGGAATTAGCAGGATGCGTTGGTAAGCAGGAAGTTGCATGGGCTGCACCTGGTGGATATGGATATGATTCTCTCACATTGTAAGAATGATTAGGAGGATGAGATTCTGAATTATATATAGttgaattattgttaatattactTGTTATGACAGACTGACGGGAGATTTGGCCATTATGAAGGTGGGTAGGGTTGCCATTCAAACTGTTATTTGGCACAAAATTACTGAAGTTTGAATTGGCACTCGTGTTTGTGCTAGTTGTGGGAATGTCCTGTTTGTcaacatttgattcaaaatttccaaatgaCTGGGAGTAACAATAAGGAGATATTGAACTTCTTTGCACTCCAGGTTGCACATTGGAGCAATATGAGCTGTATGctgcaaaatcattttttgagCAGGAAGAATAATAATTGTCACTGACAGATGAGAAATAAGGATCATTTTGTGATGATAACAAAGAGGAATGTGAAGTGTTGCTACTATCCACATATGATGATGGAGGCCGTGCAGGAGATGACAAAATACTCCGGTAGCCTCGACTCAGATCTTGTTCCACAAAAGAGCTGGAGGGCAGTGAAGCACGTGACTGTTTAGAGGCTTGAACACTCAATTTCTCACCACTTCGTCCTACCAGATGAGATCGTTGTAGAACAGTTTCATGAGGCAGGACCCCAAAAGGTCCACATTGAGATGGAATGATGCCAGAATGCCTCCAAGATCCAGGTGGCATAGAGTTGGGAAATAAATGCCCAGAACTAAGGCCAGGAGCGCCAGATAAACCATTGTTTCCATCAGTGTTTCTTCCATAAGCAGACATGCCACAATGAGAGAACCCAGTTCGCagatcattaaaatcattttctctgTTTACAGCTTTGAATAATCCTGCAGCTCCTTGGGGAAATGAAGAAAGATGTCCTTTATTAGCTGAAGGAAAGGAAGTAGAAAAAAGACTAGCATCATAATTAGCAGCAAAAAGATTTGCATTAAAAGATGGATCATTATGGTTGGCCTGAGAGGGATTCAGGCCATGAGATGCTGCAAGGAGAAAGTGATGTGGTCCCCCAGCATTCCCATAGCCAGGAATGTGTTCCTGGCGAGGTAAGGAAGATGATAATGCAATATTGTTCATTTCTGCTTGCTGTGACAGAGCACCTGGAGGGTGGTTCATTGAAGCCCCCAATCTTGAAAAGTGCTGACTGTAAGCTGACCATGACGTAGGGTCCATGTTTTCTCAAAAGAGAAAAGAGCAGGTTTCTCAAGAAAACCCTGGAAAGAATATAGAATTAGAGACCTGAATGGAAAGATACAGTTCTTCCTTTAGTTCCTTAAGATTTATGTTAATGAATGGTAGttcatttacatacaaaaaaaaaaatgcacaatgaTAACTTTCTGGTTTTATTCAGTCCTGAATAATCTGTCCTGACAGATTATACAAAGTTATAtagatgggggaaaaaaacatttttatacaaaataagtatcttttaaaaataatgatattttaatgacaGATAGTATTTATAAACTATGCTAGAAAGAAATGTAATCTTTGATGATTAAAAACAatcaagaattattaatttatttaatggaatttattcTGCCCTTTCATTATACaacaaacattatatattattttagacagCTAATATcagacattaaataatattttaaaattattcaaaattatcttaagtatct
The Argiope bruennichi chromosome 6, qqArgBrue1.1, whole genome shotgun sequence DNA segment above includes these coding regions:
- the LOC129972852 gene encoding uncharacterized protein LOC129972852, with amino-acid sequence MDPTSWSAYSQHFSRLGASMNHPPGALSQQAEMNNIALSSSLPRQEHIPGYGNAGGPHHFLLAASHGLNPSQANHNDPSFNANLFAANYDASLFSTSFPSANKGHLSSFPQGAAGLFKAVNRENDFNDLRTGFSHCGMSAYGRNTDGNNGLSGAPGLSSGHLFPNSMPPGSWRHSGIIPSQCGPFGVLPHETVLQRSHLVGRSGEKLSVQASKQSRASLPSSSFVEQDLSRGYRSILSSPARPPSSYVDSSNTSHSSLLSSQNDPYFSSVSDNYYSSCSKNDFAAYSSYCSNVQPGVQRSSISPYCYSQSFGNFESNVDKQDIPTTSTNTSANSNFSNFVPNNSLNGNPTHLHNGQISRQSVITSNINNNSTIYNSESHPPNHSYNVRESYPYPPGAAHATSCLPTHPANSRSEASSQRQSLAHINNSSQHSSSSQNLYPPMSTPIPASTPAHTTPPSSSMGQAYVPTPLPMSHDSGCSSVNSQSVMYHSPSNDGCYSTPGTCHSESGSPAKQDLSQHSSPSVYSIESSNLSINSGAFVDNHHVRPHSSSEINYSLMNGGLGSEVHENTSDSSKVVDENLREVGPALMGSDCRSQQKDVHLPQVLPIDMVKMNKENVYQNPVDARFDGRPSAVQGPHVKHLDPMISSRSECAMNSKSEVFPFSPNSPSPALDFTAKGQKCKRSRKRKCDSNANPLPLNCTYSHLENNQSQLTSPASTADTEEIKTPLSNSSVNNLCSPSVASDLPTVSNSSPLPVDLSHSVNVNAKKQDSPPEKNLKDTLPDLNYETDKATGGKWSLVKQEVSEHEDKLSVVENPENLTVESSIEKEQTKCESPICRTPPMDDLSDESKKLCNSIEEDLGFLAGLSSDPDVEDSVSKGSFSDKKSKKDKGFLQSFLTFLESSNEPTVSNSGVNLDAKAEKKESPQGSPKPEDKKADISSMENSKESDAKNLIEESDDKDNFDEAPSLDPTLFGCSTLQKEMVVPNPEAPSFSSDEDENSTQGIFDSVAMAIQRLCEDNEEDHSEKGNKSGSSSKNSSSKKEITTPTNISEATGSAEELQENEEAQKEQTVEECTIKSACVVKGRRGKRRRTRHLLVIKVKRTAEKSPALPKNSKATPSNPKRTRNSAKDVQIIGSKTVSNTQRRPLMRKCKEKGLRRKNSRTIKRRTRNCVKRKYAFEESEENVITVTEEDKTTKEEEVTKMEETIDPPPPLPDVITSTLTSVASSKSISALPIPVVMPPQPVVLLSKPTNLPAISVQPTAVKPSEPATTVQPAIPAAPKKKKVNKTIGYRTRKRRRKPRKLSQPVVVAVPEVVTIEPELPKIVEEAAAVVQSSETSEAASKQPVNNSESCWNTETHFKTGDYVISIDSQGSECPPIWRIEGKNVLQLFEVLEGEGSTNILYRNTSSYSRWSPSSKHKYLKQAVKIIKSDDDTVIVELLKDTENVVEQDISGSCDYTVHPQRENFEVYLQTLVSHALDPDFIPEIVREKDEYFLTHLQAIEEITSEKKSALHECEKWSSELSDSVKMFPLVKVSKSEGKEKSLCQVCQNGKIQFVAHFQGQVYDPMTLESKEDSSSASDFNFPLCGSCVQTVTLYSRLHHHKYHFFQLGCKKVKDVTKGEDKDSHTILEDCLQDIEWVTQMFQDMLEMWNACDKYR